The Sediminispirochaeta smaragdinae DSM 11293 genome has a segment encoding these proteins:
- a CDS encoding glucosamine-6-phosphate deaminase, with protein MNIVVRESKNDVDAYVAMIMASRIMLNPGLVIALATGNTTKSLYQVFADMVKFTGLKTQELQGLAVDEYWGLQENDSIGCFTRLKNAFVDAGILKRSSLFGPLTMGASTCESVCEKYDVLIRKMGGIDLQILGVGNNGHLGFNEPGTPFASTTHRVSLSQGTRMVLSEKYHKSSFSQIPEEGITMGLGTIMLSREIVLLIKGEQKASIAKRLISDPVTEAIPASILQVHPCCTVVLDREAARLI; from the coding sequence ATGAATATAGTTGTTAGAGAGAGTAAGAACGACGTAGATGCTTATGTTGCTATGATTATGGCATCACGAATAATGTTGAATCCCGGATTGGTAATAGCATTAGCTACCGGTAATACGACCAAAAGTCTGTACCAGGTTTTTGCAGATATGGTGAAATTTACAGGTTTAAAAACTCAAGAACTACAGGGTTTGGCTGTCGATGAGTATTGGGGACTCCAGGAAAATGATAGTATTGGCTGTTTTACTCGCTTGAAAAATGCTTTTGTTGATGCTGGAATCTTGAAGCGTTCTTCTTTGTTCGGTCCTCTGACTATGGGTGCTTCTACTTGTGAATCTGTTTGTGAAAAGTATGATGTGCTTATAAGGAAGATGGGAGGAATTGATTTACAAATACTTGGAGTCGGTAATAATGGCCACCTTGGTTTTAATGAACCTGGAACCCCTTTTGCATCAACTACACATCGGGTTTCTCTTTCTCAGGGAACAAGAATGGTTCTGTCCGAAAAATATCATAAGTCATCTTTTTCACAGATTCCCGAGGAAGGAATTACTATGGGATTGGGAACTATCATGCTCAGCCGGGAGATTGTATTGCTCATTAAGGGTGAGCAAAAGGCTTCGATTGCTAAGCGTTTGATATCGGACCCTGTTACCGAGGCCATTCCAGCTTCTATTCTTCAAGTCCATCCCTGTTGTACGGTAGTTTTGGACAGAGAAGCTGCCCGGCTAATTTAG
- a CDS encoding ROK family protein — translation MILGIDVGATKIAIGLFDAPGHIVTMETLTSRKTEEKNSSIESILEKAYINFNKKHQYKYDAIGIGVVGHTDPARGTWLNSSNLFLKQSINMHDIFHSRSEIPIFLDNDVNAATMAEQALGKGKSFRHFIYINLGSGIAAGIVNDGILIRGGSNYAGELGYNILAYDGKAKSLESEVSGIGIRTFLMNNRNKFSEDPAKFNYSASALFKFAEAGDNLAIRQIEKIRTLLFLAVHNLITIFNPEAVVFGGSLAHETAFLQSVKEQLYDHLAPIPLQTLKFWGPSELGVSTVGIIGAAQLAFDGIGASKEKTL, via the coding sequence TTGATTCTTGGCATTGATGTAGGAGCAACAAAAATAGCCATTGGCCTATTTGATGCTCCAGGACATATTGTAACGATGGAGACCTTGACTTCCCGGAAAACTGAAGAGAAGAATTCTTCTATTGAATCGATATTGGAAAAGGCATACATAAATTTCAATAAAAAACATCAATATAAATATGATGCTATTGGAATTGGAGTTGTGGGACATACTGATCCGGCTCGTGGAACTTGGTTAAATTCTTCGAACCTTTTTTTGAAGCAGAGTATTAATATGCATGATATATTCCACAGTCGGTCAGAAATTCCCATTTTTCTTGACAACGATGTCAATGCTGCAACAATGGCTGAACAAGCTTTGGGTAAGGGAAAGTCTTTTCGGCATTTCATTTATATAAATCTTGGATCAGGGATTGCTGCGGGGATTGTCAATGATGGTATCTTGATTCGAGGTGGGTCTAACTATGCGGGAGAACTAGGGTACAATATACTTGCGTATGATGGAAAAGCAAAGTCATTGGAATCTGAGGTTTCGGGTATAGGAATTCGGACTTTCTTGATGAATAACCGAAATAAGTTTTCAGAGGATCCTGCAAAATTTAACTATTCAGCATCTGCCCTATTCAAATTCGCGGAAGCAGGGGATAATCTTGCAATACGTCAGATAGAGAAAATTCGAACACTATTATTTCTTGCCGTTCATAATCTGATAACCATTTTTAACCCAGAGGCCGTGGTATTTGGTGGCTCACTGGCTCACGAGACTGCATTTTTGCAATCGGTAAAAGAGCAATTATATGATCACCTTGCACCAATTCCTCTACAGACTTTGAAATTTTGGGGTCCTTCAGAATTGGGTGTGAGTACAGTTGGAATTATTGGGGCTGCGCAACTTGCCTTTGATGGTATAGGAGCTTCAAAGGAGAAGACACTATGA